In one window of Amblyomma americanum isolate KBUSLIRL-KWMA chromosome 9, ASM5285725v1, whole genome shotgun sequence DNA:
- the LOC144103484 gene encoding uncharacterized protein LOC144103484, which translates to MPVVFKESQRIQHHCCLIHQQQASPMVNDMSIAAGYKRPFSSGTAMWARQLCSHATQFDTVRLCHTGTGVRRPQLGCQGLYDMPARTQTSSSWWIGAMVKPLLKDANYLHSQTSSILENDQKIKHSYARIPFHLYTAENADAHNDGLPEQL; encoded by the exons ATGCCCGTCGTCTTCAAGGAAAGCCAACGGATACAGCATCACTGCTGCCTCATTCACCAGCAACAAGCAAGCCCCATGGTCAACGACATGAGCATTGCTGCTGGGTACAAAAGGCCATTCTCATCGGGCACCGCcatgtgggctcggcagctgtgcagCCATGCCACACAGTTTGACACTGTTCGCCTTTGTCATACAG GAACAGGTGTGCGGAGACCTCAACTGGGATGCCAGGGCTTGTACGACATGCCTGCAAGGACCCAAACCAGCTCTTCTTGGTGGATTGGTGCCATGGTCAAGCCTTTGCTCAAAGATGCCAACTATTTACACAGCCAAACAAGTTCCATTTTGGAAAATGATcagaaaataaaacattcatATGCTAGAATTCCTTTTCATTTGTACACAGCAGAAAATGCTGATGCCCACAACGATGGACTGCCTGAACAGTTGTGA